In Opitutus sp., one genomic interval encodes:
- a CDS encoding ABC transporter ATP-binding protein: protein MAFLELKNVSKSFDGHSVLSNVNLSIAEGEFVAIVGYSGQGKTTLISMIAGLTKPDSGEVTLEGKVVTGPGPDRGLVFQNYSLLPWLTVYENIAIAVDQVFPSWDAAKRQAHVDKYIAMVKLSHAKDRLPKQLSGGMRQRVSVARTLAIDPRILLLDEPLGALDALSRATLQDEIASIWQADKKTVVLITNSVDEALLLADRIIPLTIGPGATLGESVPVNLSRPRNRTGLNHDPEFKRLRALVTNQLLGFNAARQTAVTRKLILPNILPENLDAPRVNRPPRRLNEEKDETVSVS from the coding sequence ATGGCTTTCCTCGAACTCAAAAACGTCTCCAAGTCCTTCGACGGCCACAGCGTTCTCTCGAACGTCAACCTGTCGATCGCCGAGGGTGAATTCGTCGCCATCGTCGGCTACTCCGGCCAGGGTAAAACCACGCTCATTTCGATGATCGCCGGTTTGACCAAACCCGACTCCGGCGAGGTCACCCTCGAAGGCAAAGTCGTCACCGGACCCGGTCCCGACCGCGGCCTTGTTTTCCAAAACTACAGCCTGCTGCCCTGGCTCACCGTTTACGAAAACATCGCCATCGCCGTGGACCAGGTTTTCCCCAGCTGGGACGCCGCCAAGCGCCAGGCCCACGTCGATAAGTACATCGCGATGGTCAAACTCAGCCACGCCAAAGACCGCCTGCCCAAGCAGCTCTCCGGCGGCATGCGCCAGCGCGTCTCGGTGGCGCGCACTCTGGCCATCGACCCGCGTATCCTTTTGTTGGATGAACCCCTCGGTGCCCTCGACGCGCTCAGCCGCGCCACTTTGCAGGACGAAATCGCCAGCATCTGGCAGGCCGACAAAAAAACCGTGGTGCTCATCACCAACTCGGTGGACGAAGCCCTGCTGTTGGCCGACCGCATCATCCCGCTCACCATCGGGCCGGGCGCAACGCTGGGAGAATCCGTACCGGTTAACTTGTCCCGTCCGCGCAACCGCACCGGCCTCAACCACGATCCCGAGTTCAAGCGCCTGCGCGCCTTGGTCACCAACCAGCTACTCGGCTTCAACGCCGCCCGCCAGACCGCCGTCACCCGCAAACTTATTTTGCCCAACATCCTCCCCGAAAACCTTGATGCCCCGCGTGTCAACCGTCCGCCCCGCCGCCTCAACGAGGAAAAAGACGAGACCGTCAGCGTCTCCTAA
- a CDS encoding LysR family transcriptional regulator, translating to MPSLGDGLRNASVCFNENSESESCMSTIDSRQILAFVTLARRGSFTLAAKDLFLTQSAVSHTIKTLERDTGVRLFDRVGKRVHLTQGGEQLMPHAERILREMQDARTALAELQNWGQGRLRVGASTTACHHILPTVLREFKQSFPNCVIKIESGDHPRQMELLRSNQVDIALTLESESNAADLSFRPLFDDELKFLVSPMHPWAAKRRAPAEEIGVESLILYNKNSYTFRLVDKYFRDEGIELKNVIELGSMEAIKELVKIGMGAGVLAPWIARDELAKGVLVSVPLGKRKLKRRWGVSFLKGRKLPLAEETFAGLCEAVTENFGQVEERGGA from the coding sequence ATGCCAAGTTTGGGGGATGGCCTAAGAAATGCTTCTGTTTGTTTTAATGAAAATAGTGAAAGCGAGTCATGTATGAGCACAATCGATAGCCGGCAGATATTGGCCTTTGTCACCTTGGCGCGCCGGGGGAGTTTCACCTTGGCGGCCAAGGATCTCTTCCTGACCCAGTCGGCGGTGAGTCATACGATCAAGACGCTCGAACGGGATACCGGCGTGCGTCTTTTTGATCGGGTGGGAAAACGGGTGCATCTGACGCAGGGCGGCGAGCAGTTAATGCCCCATGCTGAGCGTATCCTGCGGGAGATGCAGGATGCGCGCACCGCCCTCGCAGAATTGCAAAACTGGGGGCAGGGGCGCCTGCGTGTGGGCGCCAGCACGACGGCCTGTCACCACATTCTGCCTACGGTGTTGCGCGAATTTAAGCAGAGTTTCCCCAACTGCGTCATCAAAATCGAGTCGGGCGATCACCCTCGGCAAATGGAGCTGTTGCGCAGCAACCAGGTGGATATCGCTCTCACCTTGGAGTCTGAGTCTAACGCGGCGGATTTGAGTTTTCGGCCGTTATTTGACGACGAGCTGAAGTTTTTGGTTTCGCCGATGCACCCGTGGGCGGCCAAGCGGCGCGCCCCCGCCGAGGAAATCGGCGTGGAGAGCCTGATTCTTTACAACAAGAACAGTTACACCTTCCGGTTGGTGGATAAATATTTCCGCGACGAGGGTATTGAGCTCAAAAACGTGATCGAGCTGGGCAGTATGGAGGCGATCAAGGAGCTGGTGAAGATTGGCATGGGGGCCGGGGTGCTGGCGCCGTGGATCGCCCGCGATGAGTTGGCCAAGGGCGTGTTGGTGTCGGTGCCACTGGGGAAGCGTAAGCTCAAGCGCCGCTGGGGCGTGTCGTTTCTCAAGGGGCGCAAATTACCGCTGGCCGAGGAAACCTTCGCGGGTCTGTGCGAGGCGGTTACGGAAAACTTCGGGCAGGTGGAGGAGCGGGGCGGGGCGTAA
- the ntrB gene encoding nitrate ABC transporter permease — translation MKEPFAKRGEMDQGILRFTWYSLVLVSKGYAIALLIGVPIGFFLGLSPTFTKMFDPLIQVLRPVSPLAWLPLGLILFMRAGPEAGTYAALFTIALCGMWPTVLNTAVGVRAVPQDYLNVGRVLKLSRWKMLTKILIPATLPYMFTGFRLSLGICWLAIVAAEMLTGRPGAGGFLWQEYNALIYEHIIFSILVIGVVGLILDRLMSLIEARFKAIS, via the coding sequence ATGAAAGAGCCTTTTGCCAAACGCGGCGAAATGGACCAAGGCATCCTGCGCTTTACGTGGTACTCTCTGGTGCTCGTTTCCAAGGGCTATGCGATCGCTCTGCTGATCGGCGTACCCATCGGTTTCTTCCTCGGCCTGTCGCCCACGTTTACCAAAATGTTCGACCCGCTCATCCAAGTGCTGCGCCCGGTTTCCCCTCTGGCTTGGTTACCCCTAGGTTTGATTTTGTTCATGCGCGCTGGTCCTGAAGCCGGCACCTACGCCGCGCTGTTCACCATCGCCCTGTGCGGCATGTGGCCGACCGTGCTCAACACCGCTGTCGGTGTGCGTGCCGTGCCGCAGGATTACCTAAACGTCGGCCGCGTCCTGAAGCTCTCGCGCTGGAAGATGCTCACCAAGATCCTCATTCCCGCCACCCTTCCCTACATGTTCACCGGCTTCCGCCTGAGCTTAGGCATCTGCTGGCTGGCGATTGTCGCCGCCGAAATGCTCACCGGTCGTCCCGGCGCAGGCGGCTTCCTCTGGCAGGAGTACAACGCCCTGATCTACGAACACATCATCTTCTCGATCCTCGTTATCGGCGTCGTCGGCCTCATCTTGGACCGCCTCATGTCGCTGATCGAAGCCCGCTTTAAGGCCATCAGCTAA
- a CDS encoding alginate export family protein, with amino-acid sequence MNRLHTSLASLGFVVAAASASAQFYPPPPPAYPGMTNFNLRGANPYMNQWDIGVNIRGRFENKDNASFTSGGQNNDFRAGETPAANKDLTDNNNNYSLLRIMPRIGYTDKWYQVFVQGRSSASFDDERGNNGTTNPNTSNSVPGVLAGKGEQENNRDLSLHQAYVAVGNHKEYPVSAKIGRQELVYGDQRQIGNFLWNNNGRSFDAAKGRYQNSLGGVDLFTGSVVYHDNGAFDKSHYDNDKFSGAYFNLTTIPVVSKNHIVETYLLNRNVEAGSLDEDWGGIAAPFRNPPIQDLYTVGLRVKSKPNTSNPWDYSGEGMYQFGTINNRNATTGAAVTVVNNAAAHRSARELDQDAYSAIGQIGYTWYDLAWQPRLSLMYSYASGDKNAKDGESNTFQNQFATTHFFYGYSDLNSLQNLHDLRLALEAKPTPKLRVAIEGHLQRLDTTNDYWYNVGGVARVGGNQTINPDGSGFTTANNNGSYGINSSFSNSLGKEVDLIISYTPVPYLNIEANVSHYFHGDYIKQTWANNGGSDDANYAYIQVTLNL; translated from the coding sequence ATGAATCGCCTCCACACCTCCCTCGCCAGCCTCGGCTTCGTCGTCGCGGCCGCCTCCGCCTCCGCGCAGTTCTACCCGCCACCCCCGCCCGCGTACCCGGGCATGACCAACTTCAACCTCCGTGGCGCCAATCCCTACATGAACCAGTGGGACATCGGCGTGAACATCCGCGGACGCTTTGAAAACAAGGACAACGCCAGCTTCACCTCAGGCGGCCAGAACAACGACTTCCGCGCCGGTGAAACACCTGCCGCCAACAAAGACCTCACCGACAACAATAACAACTACTCGCTGCTGCGGATCATGCCCCGCATCGGTTACACCGATAAATGGTATCAGGTGTTTGTTCAGGGCCGCTCCAGCGCCTCCTTCGATGACGAACGCGGCAACAACGGCACCACCAACCCTAATACTAGCAACTCGGTCCCTGGCGTCCTGGCAGGCAAAGGTGAGCAGGAAAACAACCGCGATCTCAGCCTCCATCAGGCCTACGTAGCGGTCGGCAACCACAAGGAATACCCCGTCTCCGCCAAGATCGGCCGTCAGGAACTCGTTTACGGCGACCAGCGCCAGATCGGTAATTTCCTCTGGAATAACAACGGCCGTAGTTTTGACGCAGCCAAGGGCCGGTACCAAAATTCGCTGGGTGGAGTCGACTTGTTCACTGGCAGCGTCGTTTACCACGACAACGGTGCGTTCGATAAATCACACTACGACAACGATAAGTTCTCCGGTGCGTACTTTAATCTGACCACCATTCCGGTCGTCAGTAAGAACCACATCGTTGAAACCTACTTGCTCAACCGCAACGTCGAGGCCGGCAGCCTTGACGAAGACTGGGGTGGCATCGCGGCTCCATTCCGTAACCCGCCCATTCAGGATCTCTACACCGTGGGATTGCGGGTGAAGTCAAAACCCAACACCTCTAATCCTTGGGACTACAGCGGCGAGGGCATGTATCAGTTCGGCACCATCAACAACCGCAACGCAACCACCGGTGCCGCGGTGACTGTCGTTAACAACGCAGCAGCTCATCGTTCCGCTAGGGAACTCGACCAAGACGCCTACTCGGCCATCGGTCAGATTGGCTACACTTGGTATGATCTCGCTTGGCAGCCGCGCCTCTCGCTCATGTACAGCTACGCCTCCGGTGACAAGAACGCCAAAGACGGCGAATCGAATACCTTCCAGAATCAGTTCGCCACCACGCACTTCTTCTACGGTTACTCCGACCTGAACAGCCTGCAAAACTTGCACGATCTACGCCTGGCGCTCGAAGCCAAACCGACCCCGAAACTTCGTGTGGCGATTGAAGGCCATCTCCAGCGTCTCGATACCACCAACGATTATTGGTACAACGTCGGCGGCGTTGCTCGTGTCGGCGGAAATCAGACCATCAACCCCGACGGCTCCGGCTTTACGACCGCTAATAATAATGGCTCCTACGGCATCAATTCCAGCTTCAGTAATAGTCTCGGTAAGGAAGTTGACTTAATCATCAGCTACACACCGGTGCCCTACCTGAACATCGAGGCCAACGTCAGCCACTACTTCCACGGCGACTACATCAAACAAACGTGGGCCAACAACGGCGGCTCCGATGACGCCAACTACGCCTACATCCAAGTCACCCTGAACCTCTGA
- the cynS gene encoding cyanase: protein MTKTALTAAILVAKKSKQLTWAALANAAGLSEVYTTSACLGENALPPDAAARLAAALELGPDIAEALTEYCNKGEAAASVTKEPLQYRFQEIIYVYGPTLKALIEEKFGPGIMSAIDFTMSVDRVADPKGDRVKIEMCGKFLGYKTW, encoded by the coding sequence ATGACCAAAACCGCGCTCACCGCCGCCATCCTCGTCGCCAAAAAGTCCAAACAACTCACCTGGGCCGCCCTCGCCAACGCCGCCGGCCTATCCGAGGTCTACACCACCTCAGCCTGCCTGGGCGAAAACGCCCTGCCGCCCGACGCCGCCGCCCGCCTCGCCGCCGCCCTCGAACTCGGGCCCGACATCGCCGAAGCCCTCACCGAGTACTGCAACAAGGGCGAAGCCGCCGCCTCCGTCACCAAGGAGCCGCTCCAATACCGTTTCCAGGAAATCATCTACGTTTACGGCCCCACGTTGAAGGCCCTCATCGAGGAAAAGTTCGGTCCAGGAATCATGAGTGCCATCGACTTCACCATGTCGGTGGACCGCGTGGCAGATCCCAAGGGCGACCGCGTCAAAATTGAAATGTGCGGCAAGTTTTTGGGATACAAAACCTGGTGA
- a CDS encoding ABC transporter ATP-binding protein yields the protein MSKFLEISQLVKTFPTPKGPLTVVRDFDLGVKKGEFITLIGHSGCGKSTVLSMIAGLSDVTSGVIVLAGKEVVGAGPDRGVVFQAPCLLPWFTAFENVMLGIDQVYYTASKLERTQIAEYYLSLVGLADSMHKRPGEISQGMRQRCGIARAFALSPKMLLLDEPFGMLDSLTKYELQDVLLNLWQRDQKTALMVTHDVDEALYLSDRVVMMTDGPEATVGDILEVNFPRPRTRKQLLEDPEYYRLREYLLTFLNERSHHRPGQAGQPALATHH from the coding sequence ATGAGTAAATTCCTCGAAATCTCCCAACTCGTTAAAACCTTCCCCACGCCCAAGGGCCCGCTCACCGTCGTGCGCGATTTTGATCTCGGAGTGAAGAAGGGCGAGTTCATCACCCTCATCGGCCACTCCGGCTGCGGTAAATCCACCGTGTTGTCCATGATCGCCGGCCTAAGCGACGTGACCAGCGGGGTCATTGTTCTCGCAGGTAAAGAAGTGGTCGGCGCCGGCCCTGACCGAGGCGTGGTATTTCAAGCGCCCTGCCTGCTGCCCTGGTTCACCGCGTTTGAAAACGTCATGCTCGGAATCGATCAGGTGTACTACACCGCCTCGAAACTCGAACGCACGCAGATCGCCGAATACTACCTGTCGCTGGTCGGCCTGGCCGACTCGATGCACAAGCGCCCCGGCGAGATCTCGCAAGGCATGCGCCAGCGCTGCGGCATCGCCCGCGCGTTTGCACTCTCGCCCAAGATGCTGCTGCTCGACGAGCCGTTCGGCATGTTGGATTCGTTAACCAAATACGAGTTGCAGGACGTGTTGCTCAACCTGTGGCAGCGCGACCAGAAAACAGCGCTGATGGTCACCCACGACGTCGATGAGGCACTCTACCTTTCCGACCGCGTGGTGATGATGACCGACGGCCCCGAAGCCACCGTGGGCGACATTTTGGAGGTTAACTTCCCGCGTCCCCGCACCCGCAAGCAGCTGCTGGAAGACCCGGAGTATTACCGCCTGCGCGAGTATTTGCTCACCTTCCTCAACGAACGCTCGCACCACCGCCCCGGCCAAGCCGGCCAGCCCGCCCTCGCGACTCACCACTGA
- a CDS encoding ABC transporter substrate-binding protein, with protein sequence MSSSTPDSLNLGRLNRRAFFTTAAKGLGAAALLSNLPKGWSAPDVGASEAPESPNINFGMIALTDCSPIVIAHEKGLFKKYGINSTVTKGANWAAIRDNLSSGSIQATHMLYGMPFASTMGPAGSPKKPMIIPWVLNRNGQAITMKNELKGKVGADPKALKPFVDAANSLGEPMTFAMTFPPGTHNMWLRYYLAAGGIHPDKDVNLIVVPPPQMVANMKIGKMDGYCVGEPWGSRAIADKIGYSAITTQDIWKDHPEKVCAFTEEFANKNPKTVKAVLKALHEASVWLDDMANRAEQCQIVSKPTYINCAPEIILARLMGELDYGDGRKVTDAFPMHFSKRNCNYPQPKHGSWFLSQFRRWGMVTGAPDYAAINKKVLRNDIYEEAMKEIGVTHGGLDNTPETLFDGVVYDPANPEAYAKGFAVKNLKG encoded by the coding sequence ATGAGTTCATCCACGCCTGATTCCCTCAACCTAGGCCGCCTTAACCGCCGCGCCTTCTTCACCACGGCCGCCAAGGGCCTCGGTGCCGCCGCATTGCTCTCGAACCTGCCCAAGGGCTGGTCTGCTCCCGATGTGGGGGCCTCCGAGGCCCCCGAATCGCCGAACATCAATTTCGGCATGATCGCCCTCACCGACTGCTCGCCCATCGTCATCGCCCACGAAAAGGGCCTGTTCAAAAAATACGGTATCAACTCCACGGTGACCAAGGGCGCCAATTGGGCCGCCATCCGCGACAATCTCTCCAGCGGCTCGATCCAGGCCACGCACATGCTTTACGGCATGCCCTTCGCCTCGACCATGGGCCCAGCCGGCTCGCCTAAGAAACCGATGATCATCCCCTGGGTGCTCAACCGCAACGGCCAGGCCATCACGATGAAAAACGAGTTGAAGGGCAAAGTCGGTGCCGACCCGAAGGCCCTCAAGCCCTTCGTCGATGCGGCCAACAGCCTCGGCGAGCCCATGACCTTCGCGATGACCTTCCCTCCCGGCACCCACAACATGTGGCTGCGCTACTACCTCGCCGCCGGTGGCATCCACCCTGACAAGGATGTTAACCTCATCGTTGTTCCGCCCCCTCAGATGGTGGCCAACATGAAGATTGGCAAAATGGACGGCTACTGCGTCGGCGAGCCTTGGGGATCCCGTGCCATCGCCGACAAAATCGGCTACAGCGCCATCACCACTCAGGACATCTGGAAGGACCACCCCGAGAAGGTTTGCGCCTTCACCGAAGAGTTCGCCAACAAGAACCCCAAGACCGTCAAGGCCGTCCTCAAAGCCCTTCATGAGGCCTCCGTCTGGCTCGACGACATGGCCAACCGCGCCGAGCAGTGCCAGATCGTCTCCAAACCGACTTACATCAACTGCGCTCCCGAAATCATTCTCGCCCGTCTTATGGGCGAACTCGATTACGGTGACGGCCGCAAGGTCACCGATGCGTTCCCCATGCACTTCAGCAAGCGCAACTGCAACTACCCGCAGCCCAAACACGGCTCGTGGTTCCTCTCGCAGTTCCGCCGCTGGGGCATGGTCACCGGTGCCCCCGACTACGCCGCGATCAACAAAAAGGTTCTCCGTAACGACATCTACGAAGAGGCGATGAAGGAAATCGGCGTCACCCACGGTGGCCTCGATAACACCCCCGAGACCCTGTTCGACGGCGTCGTTTACGATCCGGCCAATCCCGAGGCCTACGCCAAGGGTTTTGCAGTCAAAAACCTCAAGGGCTAA
- a CDS encoding NarK/NasA family nitrate transporter produces the protein MKFAQLRSVGHWPTLFTSFLYFDVSFMVWTLLGALGAYIAPDLGLDAQDKFLMVSTPILAGAFLRIVLSMMVDRIGAKRTGIVAQLVVIAGLAIAWQTGIHTLNQALLLGVVLGVAGASFAVALPQSGRWYPPHMQGMVLGLAGAGNIGVVIDHLAAPRIAAAWGWKAVFGAALIPLILAFILYVIFSKEPPGEVKKKKLSDYARLLGQRDSHWFCLFYTISFGGFVGLATAFAIYFRDEFHLSPIHAGEMAAFCTLVGALGRPGGGALADKLGGIRALTIFYSIAAVALVFAALSSNLWMCGAGFFVASGAFGMCNGSVFQLLPQRFAKDISVMTGLVGCGGGLGGFLLGMLFGASKQHTGTYTTGILFFAALCIVALLGLKLVKVRWRTTWGATAAARI, from the coding sequence ATGAAATTCGCTCAACTCCGCTCCGTCGGTCACTGGCCCACGCTCTTCACGTCGTTTCTCTATTTCGACGTCAGCTTTATGGTATGGACGCTCCTCGGCGCGCTCGGTGCCTACATCGCGCCCGACCTTGGCCTCGATGCTCAGGACAAGTTCCTGATGGTCTCCACCCCAATTCTCGCCGGTGCTTTTTTACGCATCGTTTTATCGATGATGGTGGACCGTATCGGTGCCAAACGCACCGGCATTGTTGCCCAACTCGTCGTCATTGCAGGTCTGGCGATCGCATGGCAGACCGGTATTCACACCCTCAATCAGGCCCTCTTACTGGGCGTGGTGCTCGGTGTCGCTGGAGCCAGCTTCGCAGTCGCGCTTCCGCAATCCGGTCGCTGGTACCCACCCCACATGCAGGGCATGGTGTTGGGACTCGCCGGTGCAGGTAACATTGGGGTGGTCATCGATCACCTTGCCGCGCCGCGCATCGCCGCCGCCTGGGGATGGAAAGCGGTTTTCGGCGCCGCCCTCATTCCGCTGATTCTGGCGTTCATCCTTTACGTGATTTTCTCCAAGGAGCCCCCCGGTGAAGTGAAGAAGAAAAAACTCTCCGACTACGCCCGCCTACTCGGCCAACGCGACTCCCACTGGTTCTGCCTGTTTTACACCATCAGCTTCGGTGGGTTCGTCGGCCTCGCCACCGCGTTTGCCATCTACTTCCGCGACGAGTTCCACCTCTCCCCGATTCACGCCGGTGAAATGGCCGCCTTTTGCACCCTGGTCGGTGCCCTCGGTCGCCCCGGTGGCGGAGCGCTGGCGGACAAGCTCGGCGGCATCCGCGCCCTCACCATTTTTTACTCCATCGCCGCTGTAGCCCTCGTATTCGCTGCCCTGTCGAGCAACCTCTGGATGTGCGGTGCAGGCTTCTTTGTGGCCTCGGGTGCTTTTGGCATGTGCAACGGTTCGGTGTTCCAGCTCCTGCCGCAGCGCTTCGCCAAGGACATTTCGGTGATGACCGGTCTGGTCGGTTGCGGCGGCGGTCTCGGCGGCTTCCTGCTCGGCATGCTTTTTGGTGCCTCAAAGCAACACACAGGGACCTACACCACAGGCATCCTGTTTTTTGCAGCCCTGTGCATCGTGGCTCTCTTGGGCCTGAAACTAGTCAAAGTGCGTTGGCGCACCACCTGGGGCGCAACCGCCGCCGCACGCATCTGA
- a CDS encoding ABC transporter substrate-binding protein produces MPSPSRKNLRPASAHAALRIGFIALNDAAPIIVAQEHGLFKKHGLSVTLSREVGWATIRDKVIHQELDAAHALGAMLISTPLGINCLPTECLTAFVLNTNGNCITLSEELWRRGVRNAATLRDEIIRSRHERTYVFGVVFAHSAQRIQLCDWLRSGGSDPEKDVRIVVVPPPQLFRNLAAGTIDGYCVGDPWNSLAVRENIGWCPDPSLTRAPEHAEKVLMVLSDFAHTRADEHLALISALGEAAELCDRTDFRPELCDLLARKEYLNVPSRVIQSSLVGPFDAGHKTSFPADDFIHFHRNGANDPTAAKAAWLIEGFKRNRFLPAGVTIPANLGQKTFRSDLHHLALQTA; encoded by the coding sequence ATGCCTTCGCCTAGCCGAAAAAACCTCCGACCCGCCTCAGCGCACGCCGCGCTGCGCATCGGCTTCATCGCGCTTAACGATGCCGCGCCCATCATCGTGGCTCAGGAACACGGGCTTTTCAAGAAACACGGGCTGTCCGTCACCCTCAGCCGCGAAGTGGGCTGGGCGACGATCCGCGATAAAGTGATCCACCAGGAACTGGATGCAGCCCATGCCCTCGGCGCGATGCTCATCAGCACCCCGCTCGGGATCAATTGCCTGCCTACCGAGTGCCTGACTGCCTTCGTCCTCAACACCAACGGCAACTGCATCACCCTCTCGGAAGAACTCTGGCGCCGAGGCGTGCGCAACGCCGCTACCCTGCGCGATGAAATCATCCGCTCCCGCCATGAGCGCACCTATGTCTTCGGTGTCGTTTTTGCCCACTCCGCCCAGCGTATCCAGCTTTGCGATTGGCTGCGCAGCGGCGGCAGCGATCCCGAAAAAGACGTGCGCATTGTCGTCGTCCCCCCTCCCCAACTCTTCCGCAATTTGGCCGCCGGCACCATCGACGGTTACTGCGTGGGCGACCCATGGAACTCCCTCGCCGTGCGCGAAAACATCGGCTGGTGCCCCGATCCCAGCCTCACCCGCGCACCCGAGCATGCAGAGAAGGTCCTGATGGTGCTGAGCGATTTTGCCCACACCCGCGCTGACGAACACCTCGCCTTGATTTCTGCACTAGGTGAAGCCGCCGAACTCTGCGACCGCACCGACTTCCGCCCCGAGCTCTGCGACCTGCTCGCCCGCAAGGAATACCTCAACGTTCCATCACGCGTGATCCAGTCGAGTTTGGTCGGCCCCTTTGACGCCGGCCACAAAACCTCATTTCCCGCAGATGACTTTATCCATTTCCACCGTAACGGCGCCAACGACCCCACCGCCGCCAAGGCCGCCTGGCTCATTGAGGGATTCAAACGCAATCGCTTCCTGCCCGCCGGCGTGACGATTCCGGCCAACTTGGGCCAAAAAACTTTCCGTTCCGACCTTCACCATCTCGCACTGCAAACCGCCTGA
- a CDS encoding bifunctional protein-serine/threonine kinase/phosphatase, whose protein sequence is MPRLQLQITAHSAPGSPTRANQDACLYRTFKDESVLAVLADGVGSARAGGEAARRAVEMLADYCSARTPAWSPRRALQEFILRLNRQLYQESLARFESTELVSTLAVVLIVGARAYLAALGDSPIYLRRAGRLARLSELHLSGLRGQENALTQALGLNADSNPWFHELDLEIGDSLILCSDGVAVPLGDTRLSQQLDQGATARSLVTSAQDPELPINEERSQPDDATAVVLEVSGRDDSATPGQTLEIAPPLKAGDTFPDGTLLSPLDDSRRVWLAQPADTTADRIVLKFPPTEAADDETRTDGFLREAWQAARLLGPEFVPSRVPATPILRYYVQDYIEAPTLRTLLRAGPLPVERAVELGAFLARAAQHLVRLDLAHGDIKPENILVLRSPEPSATWDFRLIDLGIAAELYAVTTRAGTSSYLAPERFANAPVSERTEMYAIGATAYESLTCRLPYGEIERFQTPSFATQPKPPSALNPAVPAWLDSLVLRALAASPEERYSHYSEFAHDLANPQSIAPFHPANAPLLVRNPLRVYKTLCALLLLLNFIQLWVHFHSR, encoded by the coding sequence GTGCCCCGCCTCCAACTCCAAATCACCGCCCACTCCGCCCCCGGTTCGCCCACCCGCGCCAATCAGGACGCCTGCCTGTATCGGACGTTTAAAGACGAGTCTGTGCTTGCGGTCCTCGCCGACGGCGTGGGCTCGGCACGCGCCGGAGGCGAGGCCGCCCGCCGCGCGGTGGAGATGCTCGCTGATTACTGCTCGGCGCGCACCCCCGCATGGAGCCCGCGCCGCGCGCTGCAGGAATTCATCCTGCGCCTCAATCGCCAGCTCTACCAAGAAAGCCTCGCCCGCTTCGAGAGCACCGAACTCGTTTCCACCCTCGCCGTAGTCTTAATCGTAGGAGCGCGTGCCTACCTCGCCGCCCTAGGTGATTCACCGATTTACCTGCGCCGGGCCGGTCGTCTTGCCCGCCTCTCCGAACTGCATCTCTCCGGCCTGCGCGGGCAGGAAAATGCGCTCACCCAAGCCCTCGGCCTCAACGCCGATTCCAACCCGTGGTTCCACGAACTCGATCTAGAGATAGGCGACTCTCTGATTCTCTGCTCCGATGGAGTCGCGGTCCCGCTCGGCGATACCCGCCTTAGCCAACAACTCGATCAAGGTGCCACCGCACGCTCCCTGGTTACCTCTGCCCAGGACCCCGAACTGCCAATTAACGAAGAGCGCAGCCAACCCGACGACGCCACCGCTGTGGTGCTCGAAGTGAGTGGACGCGACGATTCGGCTACTCCCGGCCAAACCCTCGAAATTGCGCCCCCGCTCAAGGCCGGCGACACCTTTCCCGACGGCACGCTGCTCAGCCCGCTCGACGACTCCCGCCGAGTCTGGTTGGCCCAACCCGCCGATACGACCGCCGACCGCATCGTGCTCAAATTCCCGCCGACCGAGGCCGCCGACGACGAAACGCGCACCGACGGCTTTCTGCGCGAAGCCTGGCAAGCCGCGCGCTTGCTCGGCCCCGAGTTTGTGCCCTCGCGCGTTCCCGCCACCCCAATCCTGCGCTATTATGTGCAGGACTACATCGAGGCCCCCACCCTGCGCACCCTGTTACGCGCCGGCCCCCTGCCCGTGGAACGTGCGGTTGAACTCGGCGCCTTTCTCGCCCGCGCCGCCCAACACCTCGTGCGCCTCGACCTCGCCCACGGTGATATCAAACCGGAAAACATCCTCGTCCTGCGCTCGCCCGAACCCTCGGCGACTTGGGATTTCCGCCTCATCGACCTCGGCATAGCGGCCGAACTCTACGCCGTGACCACTCGCGCCGGCACGTCCAGTTACCTCGCCCCCGAACGCTTTGCCAACGCGCCCGTCAGCGAACGCACCGAAATGTACGCCATCGGGGCGACCGCATACGAAAGTCTTACCTGCCGCTTGCCTTACGGCGAAATCGAGCGCTTCCAAACCCCGTCGTTCGCCACCCAACCCAAGCCGCCCTCGGCCCTCAATCCGGCGGTGCCAGCTTGGCTTGATTCACTGGTCCTGCGCGCCCTCGCCGCCAGCCCCGAAGAACGCTACTCGCATTACTCCGAATTCGCCCACGACCTGGCCAACCCCCAGTCAATCGCACCGTTCCATCCCGCCAACGCCCCGCTGCTGGTTCGCAACCCCCTGCGTGTCTATAAAACCCTCTGCGCGCTACTTCTGTTGCTCAATTTCATCCAACTATGGGTTCATTTCCACAGCAGATAA